Proteins from a genomic interval of Fundulus heteroclitus isolate FHET01 chromosome 21, MU-UCD_Fhet_4.1, whole genome shotgun sequence:
- the LOC110367777 gene encoding sialic acid-binding Ig-like lectin 14, protein MKEDYVSLMSKNVLRVIMLLSVFFLPGVLGDCDLVEITGNLRQRNCTTVFSDINKSQKNRYFLRIENGENGGYKSTACSTPLQITVQDSPWSPSINIPADLKEHQSVTISCSALTPCPHSPPELTWNLQQDSHRQTENNTEGTFTTKIQETITLSDTHDGYNISCSATYPVNGGNKTAETEVTLSVSYAPRNTSASISPSGLVSAGSWVELSCSSRAKPPASFTWFRNSKHGAIKVSVGQVYSFNATEGEEYYCVATNNLGHQKSSVILTRTGGSRISVCITMKILGILTLCGAFIIFESWFKLSNKLPKHTNEADVDRVIEVQVT, encoded by the exons ATGAAGGAGGACTATGTGAGTCTGATGTCCAAGAATGTGCTGAGAGTCATCATGTTACTGAGCGTCTTCTTTCTTCCAG gTGTTTTGGGTGATTGTG ATCTAGTGGAAATAACTGGAAACCTGAGACAAAGAAACTGCACCACCGTGTTTTCTGACATAAACAAGAGTCAAAAAAACAGATACTTCCTCAGAATTGAGAACGGTGAGAACGGTGGCTACAAGTCAACAGCTTGTTCTACTCCTCTTCAAATAACAGTTCAAG ATTCTCCTTGGAGTCCCAGCATTAACATCCCTGCTGATCTGAAGGAGCATCAGTCTGTCACTATCAGCTGCTCAGCTTTGACTCCCTGTCCACACTCACCTCCTGAACTCACCTGGAATCTCCAACAAGACTctcacagacaaacagagaacaacacagagggaACCTTTACAACTAAAATCCAGGAGACCATCACTCTGTCAGACACACATGATGGATACAACATCAGCTGTTCTGCCACATATCCTGTGAATGGAGGAAAcaagacagcagagacagaagtgACTCTCAGTGTTTCAT ATGCTCCTAGAAACACCTcagcatccatcagtccatcaggtttggtgtcagcaggtagctgggtggagctgagctgctccagcagagccaAGCCTCCTGCCAGCTTCACCTGGTTCAGGAACAGCAAACATGGAGCCATTAAAGTATCTGTGGGGCAGGTTTACAGCTTCAATGCTACTGAGGGAGAAGAGTATTACTGTGTGGCTACAAATAATCTGGGTCATCAGAAATCATCAGTGATTCTTACAAGAACTGGAG GGTCTAGAATTAGTGTCTGCATTACAATGAAGATCCTGGGAATATTAACACTCTGTGGTGCATTCATCATATTTGAAAG CTGGTTTAAATTATCCAATAAATTACCAAAG cACACAAATGAAGCAGATGTCGACAGGGTGATAGAGGTTCAGGTAACATGA